From Hemibagrus wyckioides isolate EC202008001 linkage group LG11, SWU_Hwy_1.0, whole genome shotgun sequence:
tgattgattgatttgtaCGTTATTAGATTATTATGAACACGTCACAGCTTTTACTCTCTAACTATTTTTGTGATAAAGAACTTAAAGATTCGGTCAAATAAAATTGTTTGACTTCTTCAGTTTGTTTAcctgtatctctctttctctctctctttctctctctctctctctctctctctctctctctctgtttatctgtctgtctgtctgtctctgtctgtctgtctgtctctctctgtctgtctctctcactcactctctctcattctctctctctctctctctctctctctttctctctctctgtctgtcacttgctctatgtctgtctgtctctctctctctctctctctctctctgtctgtcatcttctctctttatgtctgtctgtctgtctctctttgtttgtctgtctgtctttctctgtctgtctgtctgtctatttctctttttctctctctcttactctctgtctcttactctctgtctgtctgtctgtctctcgctgtctctgtctgtctgtctgtgtctctgtctctctctctctctctctctctgtctgtctgtctgtgtctctgtctctctgtctctctctctctgtctctctctctctgtctctctctctctctctctctctctctctctgtgtctctctctctctctctctctctctctgtctctctctctctctctctctctgtctctctctctctaacccaCACAGCCTCTGCCGGAGTTCTCTCGTATTGCGGGTCTGGTTCTGCCGGGTCAGGTGTTTTCAGACTGCCTGATGGTGGTTCAGTTCCTGCGCAGTTTTGGGAAGGTTCTGGGTTTGGAGCAGAGTGAGGTTCCTACACTGGGTGTGCTGCAGGAGGGTCTCCTCAACCTGGGCAACAGCATGGGGCAGGTGCAGGACCTGCTGGTGCGCCTGCTCTCCTCAGCTGTGTGTGACCCGGGACTACCTCCAGGACACAGGGTaagatacacactcactcactcactctctcacacacacacacacacacacacagggtgagagatacacactcactcactcactctcacacacacacacacacacagggtgagagatacacacacactcactcactcactcactctcacacacacacacacacacacacacacactctcacacacacacacacacacacagggtgagagatacacactcactcactcactctcacacacacacacacacacacacagggtgagagatacacactcactcactcactctcacacacacacacacacacacagggtgagagatacacacacactcactctcacacacacacacacacacacacactcactcactctcacacacacacacacacacacacacacacagggtgagagatacacactcactcactcactctcacacacacacacacacacacagggtgagagatacacacacactcactcactcactctcacacacacacacacacacacacactcactcactcactctcacacacacacacacacacacacagggtgagagatatgcacacactcactcactcactctcacacacacacacacacacagggtgagagatacgcacacactcactcactcactcactctcacacacacacacacagggtgagagatatgcacacactcactcactcactctcacacacacacacagggtgagagataggcacacactcactcactctctctctctcacacacacacacacacacagggtgagagataggcacacactcactcactctcacacacactcactcacacacacactcactcactctctctctcacacacacacacacacagggtgagagataggcacacactcactcactctctctcacacacactcactcacacacacacacactcactcactctctctctcacacacacacacacactcactcactcactcacacacacacacacactcacacacacacacacacacacagggtgagagatacgcacacactcactcactctctctcacacacactcactcacacacacacacactcactcactctctctctcacacacacacacacagggtgagagataagcacacactcactcactctctctcacacacacacacacacacagggtgagagataagcacacactcactcactctctctcacacacactcactcacacacacacacacacacacagggtgagagataggcacacactcactcactctctctctcacacacacacacacacacagggtgagagataggcacacactcactcactctctctcacacacactcactcacacacacacacactcactcactctctctctcacacacacacacacactcactcactcacacacacacacacactcacacacacacacacacacacacagggtgagagatacgcacacactcactcactctctcacacacacacacactcactctctctcacacacacacacacacacacacagggtgagagataagcacacactcactcactctctctcacacacacacacacacacagggtgagagataagcacacactcactcactctctctcacacacacacacacacacagggtgagagataagcacacactcactcactctctctcacacacactcactcacacacacacacacacacacagggtgagagataggcacacactcactcactctctctctcacacacacacacacacacagggtgagagataggcacacactcactcactctctctcacacacactcactcacacacacacacactcactcactctctctctcacacacacacacactcactcactcactcacacacacacacacactcacacacacacacacacacacagggtgagagatacgcacacactcactcactctctcacacacacacacactcactctctctcacacacacacactcactcactcactctctctctctctcacacacacacacacacacacatagggtgAGAGatacgcacacactcactcactctctctcacacacacacactcactcattctctctcacacacatacactcactcactctctctcacacacacactcactcactctctctcccacacacgcactcactctctctcacacacacacacacacatagggtgAGAGatacgcacacactcactcactctcacacacacacactcactcactcaatctcacacacacactcacttacacacacactcactcactcactgtcacacacacacagggtgagagatacgcacacacacacacacacacacacagggtgagagatacacacacacacacacacacacagggtgagagatacgcacacacacacacacacagggtgagagatacacacacacacacagggtgagagatacgcacacacacacacacacagggtgagagatacgcacacacacacagggtgagagatacgcacacacacacacacacagggtgagagatacacacacacacacacacacacagggtgagagatacgcacacacacacacacacagggtgagagatacacacacacacacacacacacacacagggtgagagatacgcacacacacacagggtgagagatacgcacacacacacagggtgagagatacgcacacacacacacacacacacacacagggtgagagatacacacatacacacacacacacagggtgagagatacgcacacacacacacacaaggtgagagacacacacacacacacacagggtgagagatacgcacacacacacacacacacagggtgagagatacgcacacacacacacacagggtgagagatacacacacacacacacaaggtgagagatacacacacacacacacacacagggtgagagatacacacacacacacacacacagggtgagagatacacacacacacacagggtgagagatacgcacacacacacacacagggtgagagatacacacacacacacacagggtgagagatacacacacacacacacacagggtgagagatacacacacacacagggtgagagatacacacacacacacacacacacagggtgagagatacacacacacacacacagggtgagagatacacacacacacacacagggtgagagatacgcacacacacacacacagggtgagagatacacacacacacacacagggtgagagatacacacacacacacacagggtgagagatacacacacacacagggtgagagatacacacacacacacacacacacagggtgagagatacacacacacacacacacagggtgagagatacacacacacacagggtgagagatacacacacacacacacacagggtgagagatacacacacacacagggtgagagatacacacacacacacacagggtgagagatacacacacacacagggtgagagatacacacacacacacacagggtgagagatacacacacacacacacacagggtgagagatacgcacacacacacacacacacacacacacataattatgAGATTTGAGCCTCAGTGCTGGTTTATGTGGTCAGTAGTGGACACATGGTGCTGTACTGCCCCCACTGTTTATGTTGGAATTGCAGCACATGGGTGagtttttctctcctttctgaGCCATCTCATGCTAAAAGATCTCGTCCTTCACAGGCCAAGTCCATCCTGGGTGACCACCTGACCAACGTGGGTCTGAACCGGGACAACGTGTCGGAGGTGCTGCAGCAGTACATGGAGGCTCACTGCGGTCAGATGGACCTGGCTGATGTGGCCCTGAGCCTGAAGACCAAGGCCTTCCAAGCACACACACCGGCGCAGAAAGCCTCAGTGCTCGCCTTCCTGGTCAACGAGCTGGCCTGCAGCAAGAGCGTGGTCAGGTACGGCTACAGACTGCTTGGTTTTAAATATTCCTCCAGAGTCTGACCGTGTACAGAGGTCAGGAGAGAGGTCTGGGTCAaggattattcattattaatgcgCCTTTACATTTCATCTGCTACAGAGAGTGACAGTACAGGCCATTCACTATGTTCCAGTGTTTGTACAAAAATCACACAGGTGTCTAATTATGTAactgtgatctctctctctctctctctctctctctctctctctctctcactctctctctctctctctgtttatctgtctgtctgtctcttactctctgtctgtctgtctgtctgtttctctttttctctctctcttactctctgtctctgtctgtctctctatctctctctcactctttcgttttctctctctctctctctcactctctcactctttctctctccctccctccctctctctctctctctctctctcaccccccccctctcttacacacacacacgtagtgAGATTGATAAGAGCCTGGACCAAATGAACGTGCTGAGGAAAGACGAGTGTATCGTGGAGGGAAAGCTCAAAAAGTGAGTGTCTTCAGCCTTTCGCGCAAgctgaatatttatattataaatatgtaacaatatatatatatatattattattatcttctaATGAAAACTGTACAGATTAATatgatgtaaatatttttacgttttttttctgtgtaaatgTTCAGTTCCAGCATTAATTAAGCAAATCTTCGTTGATTTCCTATAAAATCTGATGATCTGTACTCATGATTTAATTGTTAATTCCAATGATGTACAGGTTGAAGAACATTCACGCGAAGCGCACGGGGAAGCGAGAGGCCGCTGGGGGAGACGAGCCTCAGGCCACCGGCACGCCGAGCACCGGACACAAGCGCAAGAGGAAGGCGGGGGACAGCGACGACGACGAGGACGAAGACGACGACAGCGATGAGGCTGTAGACGACGACGACGAGGACGATgaagaagaggtgaagaaggcgAGGAAGGTGGAGACGTGTGACGAGGTAAGAGTTGACATGTTCATCGCAAAACATTTCCAATATTTCTGGACTTCCTGTGAACATTTTCGGATATTTTGTTCGTGTGTGTGACTCAAAGGATGAAGGAGATCAAGCCACGAGCGTAGAAGAGCTGGAGAAACAGATTGATAAAATATCAAAGGTAAAGAAACGCACATGCACTCTGTATTAAACCTGCACACACtccagctctcacacacacacacacacacacacaatcacactctcttcgtcttgtgtgtttgtgtgagtgcaGCAGCAGAATCTGATCAGACGGAAGCTGTTCGAATCGTCTCACGCCTTGCGCTCCATGAGCTACGGACAGGACCGATATCGTCGCCGCTATTGGATTCTTCCACAGTGCGGAGGAGTCTTTATCGAgggagtggagagtggagaaggtacacacacacacacacacacacaatacataataGAGCACACTACTTATTTGGCCTTTGCAGGTTTCTATTCCACTTCCCACCAAACACTttcaggaagtttttttttgtttgttttcatttagctgTTTTCCTGATTCTCATTTAACTCTTAACTTGACATTACGGCAGACTTGCTCGAGGGTTTTAATGCCTTAAATGCCACTTTAGCTAAACGACTCGACAGTCAAAAGTCGTTAGACTCCTTAACGAGGAAAAGTTGAATTAGCTAAAGCATGTTATTGAGGATGCTAATAAAGACAACAGCAGAGTGGAATTAACACTCAGGTATGCTGTCCAGCTGTAAAATAAGGGGGTGTGCAGACTTTTGcatttaactatatatatatatatatatatatatatatatatatatatatatatatatatatatatatatatatatatatatatatttactgacTGAGTAAAAACCATTAAAAGTGATAAAAGTATAGAGATGtaactatagtgtgtgtgaatgaaggtCAGCTGAAGTGGACACACGCGTCTCTCCACAGGTCCCGAGGAGCTCGAGAAGGAGCGAGAGCGCCTACGCAACTTCGAGCCGGTGAGGATCAAGGAGGAGCcacaggaagaggaggaggaggaggaggaagaggagacaCAGGcggaggaggagcagcagcagccgGAGGTCCAGACGCAGGCTCAGGTGAAGCAGGAGGAAGAACAGCGTGCCGAGAAGGAAGTGAAACAGGAAGACGAGAAGCCCTGCTCGCCACCAGACAAGCTCCAGGAGAAGGACGCCCAGCTGTTAGACCCCGCCTCCTGTCCTCTCAAGGAGGCCCCAAACCCACCCAGTGACCTCACGTCCCTTTGCCATACTCCTGACAGCAGCATGGCGTCTGTCACCACGGCGACCGCATCAGCATCATCTCCAACTCATTCTACCTCCAAACCTACTGTACTGTGCAGCACTCCTGCGGACTCCGTACCTCTCGTGGCTCAGTTTGGTGCTCCTCCTCCACAATTCGGTGTTCCTCTGTCCCTGCAGCATCATCAGCACCTCCTGGCTAACGATCAGCTCCTGCGCGTTTTAACGGAGCGCAGCGGCCATTGGTTCAGCCTCCTGCCCCGTTCTCCCTGTGACGACTCTTCCCTCGTCCAACCCACCACGCCGCTGCGCTCCTCGGCTCAGCCTAACAATGTCCAGCCCAGGAGCCCTCCTGCTCCGTCCTGCTCCCCTCACCAGCACCTCCAACCTCCGTCTGCCTCCAGCAGCCCTCTAAACGCTGCTCACGACGGCCTGGGAAACCTCACCGTCTCGCCTCTGCAGGTAAAGCAGCCCTCATAGACATTATccacatatattatatattatccaCACTGCTGTTCACCTACCAGCTGATAGTTTTGCAGTAGGATTTATCGTGCAGCGGTGCTTTAGTCCTTGAGTCTTCCTCATCTGTAGACTCTgttcaaacagatcagcttcagCTTTCATGCTCAAAGCACCGTTGTCTTGTAGCTCATCCCTGACTAACCTAGTTGAGTCTCTTGCATTCTGGGATACATTCTGCCGAGGTTTACTGTAATGCGATATAAACGTACAGTGGTTTATGTAAACGTCTCCCTGTGCCTGTAGGTAAAACCCGGTGGTGCTCTGCTGCCTTTGCCCATGTGTGGATGGTCAGGTGGCATGATCAGCCCTAACCTGCCCATGTGCAGCAGCCCTATGCCCCTTTGCCCGCTCACTGAAGGCAGCGCCAGCCCCCTGCTGGCCCCTAGCGTCTCCACCAGCAAAAGTGGCTCTCCTGCGCCCCCTGGGGACAAACCGCCTTCTGCACCATCACCTGCTATAGATCTGCCACGAAACCATGACCAGCCACAGCCACAGCCCATTCCAGAAGgtgagacacgcacacacacacgcacacacatacacacacacatacacgcgcacacacacacacacacacactactcataTGTCCATAAAGCCTAATAATCTAAGTTATACATGCCCCTcattatgatgtgtgtgtgtgtgtgtgttgcagacaTGCTGATGGGTTGGTGGAAGATGATGGACATGGAGGAACTGCAGGCCCTGATGAAGACGCTCCACAGCAGAGGCATCAGAGAGCGAGCGCTGCACAAACAGGTCCAGAAATCCATGGAGCTCATCCCACAGACCTTCAACAAGAACAAGGAGGGTGAGTCTctaataatacacacttcaACAAAACGTCCATTTTGACCCATAGATTAACAACTGAGGCTAATAAACTGACCTTAAGTGAGACTTAAAGTAAACACACTGGCAGGTTTAAGCGGTCACTATCGTTTCAGTGGGGAGGTTGTGAAACTCATGGGCCATCTcccgctctgtgtgtgtgtgtgtgtgtgtgtgtagtagctgTAATGGAAGTTTCGGAGCTGGACGAGGGCCAGGTATCCGTGGAGACGCTACAGGAGTGGTGTGTGGAGGAGCAGGCGATGGAGACTGACATCGCCTTGCTACAGCAGGTGGAGGAGCTTGAACGCAGGGTCACTTCAGCCAGCCTGCAGgtcaaggtaaaaaaaaataaaataaacagacaagtgtgtgtgtgtgtgggggggtgtgattgattttaatttaaagaaGTAGTTCTTTAAAAGGTCTAAATGCTCTAAATGTACCCTCGAGCACTCTTTCAAGCATGTTTCAGAAATTCTCAAGATTTCTACACTGATTAATATACACGAATATGCAAATTTCTTCCCCTTGGTTATTTAGTCAGCTGGCATTTTTGGGATTTCGGTATCTGAATCTGGATTTTCGTTGTCATACTACAGGGCTGGATGCACCCGGAGCCCCAGTCAGAGAGGGAGGACCTGCTGTATTACGAGCACAAGCCCCTTCCCAAGGCCTGCCCGGGGGCGGAGTCACAGGAGGAGCGGAGCTCGGAGAAAGGCCTGAGACGGCAGCCCAGCAACCCGCTGGACATCGCCGTGATGCGCCTGGCCGAGCTGGAGCGCCACATCGAGAGAAGGTACCTGCGGAGCCCCTTAGGGACAACCATCCAGATCAGGCTGGATAATGTGGGGACGGTCACTGTGCCCGCCCCCGCGCCATCCACTAGCGCTGGAGGGGAAGGGTAGGTCATCCACGCAGCCAGCCTTCATCTCTCTTATCTCTTCCtcttgctcctcctcctcctcctcccctctcttCTGGCTGGGGCGGCTGTGcttgtggcgtgtgtgtgttcacccgGGGCCCGGTTTTTTCCAAAAGGGGTTCCATGGTTTTTGGGTTCAGATTTTAACACCTGCATTTGAGttcctttctgttcttggctgcaTGCGTTCGATTTTTTTGGCCATTCTGTGGACAGGATTTCTCTTCGCTGTCGTTTCGTGAGAGCATGGCGCATTTTAACTACGGGGGCTTCATTTTCGCTCTGAGATTTCACGGGAAGTTTTCATCACGCAGACTGTCAATGCCATTccacaggatgtgtgtgtgccGGATTATAACGATCCCTGTTTAGTCTCCTTTTTCTGTCTGTGGATGACTGTGATGACGTGTTTTGTCTTTAAGGCCTGCGCTATACTCGACACGCGACTTGTAAAATATTCAGCATGATGACGTATGATGCGGCGCGACATGGATCGTGGTCAAAAACCATTTAATATGATTTCATCATGTCTAATAATAAGAAGAGTATACAGATTTGGACGATCATCATGAGAACATACTTAATGTTAATCTTAATTTCAAGCTCTAAACGTTTggtgtaataataaaaagtctATAGTTTGACTGATTTGTTTGTACCGActgatgataaataaatatttttaattattttaaaaataattaaaaatatttttttgtttttgtttgtatggacattattaattatttattatacttaaaattttattataaattaattacacacacaaaacagtttTCCGATTATTCAGACAGCGCCCGAGTCATTTCTGTCAAGTAATTCCGCTGTCCGTCTGTCTCGTACCTGCGCAGGTGTAGTTAACATCAAGTATAGCTCTGGCCTTAAGCTGTAgatgtatgtgtaaatgtgtgtgggtgtgtgtgggtgtgtgtaactGGTCTCTTTGTTGCTGTGTCTCTCAGGGGTGAGGAGGAGATCGCTCCCGGGATGAAGGTGTGGAGGAAGGCTCTGAGCGAGGTGAGGAACTCGTCACAGCTGGCCATGTGCCTGCAGCAGCTGCAGAAGTCCATCGCCTGGGAGAGATCCATCATgaaagtggtgagtgtgtgtgtgtgtgtgaaatctcaGGCTCGGTTTGGATGCCAAGCTGTACACAATGATGAAACGGTATTTTAGGCATGTactaaggtgtgtgtgtgtgtgtgtgtgtgtgtagtactgcCAGATCTGCCGTAAGGGGGATAATGAGGACTTACTGCTGCTGTGCGATGGCTGTGATAAGGGCTGTCACACCTACTGCCACAAGCCCAAGATCAACGCCATCCCTGAGGGAGACTGGTACTGCCCTGCCTGCATCTCCAAGGTAACCgcctctacctcagacacacacacacacactctctctctctctcttgtggcTCATTCAGGGATGGTCAAGAATTTTTGAAAGCTGATCAGTAACTGGACGTGACCCGAGAAAATTACACACAGTGTCAAAACTCAAAACGTTATTTTGCGTCTTCTCTTCGATACGTGAACAGAAttctgtgatgaagtgatgatgccATGAAGAAGGATTATTCATAGTATCCGAGTTCTAAGCATCTCTCGGTCTCAGATACACACcggtttaaaaatatattaaaagagtgatttttttattttcaataattattgatttttaatgaatttatgatCACGGTTAGGTCGATATGTTTTAATCATGGCTTTTTATATCCGTGTATAGTCGATTCCAAACCTTTATACGACTTGATCGATACACCAGGCTGccgcaaaacaaaacacttgccatgaaatgtgtgtgtgtgtgtgtgttttctttttttttgtactaatGCTACAGTAAGCCTAAACAAAAAAGGGCAAATTCCAAAGTGTTTGAAACAGTTGAACCTCCCGGGGGTTGCAGTCTCTCTCCTGTAACTGCATCTGCTTTCAGATGAATATAACTGCAGTTGCTGAATAATTTATAGCAGCTCCTGAATCATGTGCTTTAACTAAATAATAAGCTGGAACTTTATGAAAGGAAGTGAGGCAGGCCATACTGGACTGGAACGGGGAAGTTAATTTCCTTCACTGTCTGCCTTGCTGAATTTGGTATTGGAAATAATCTGGTGTGTTGCATTtgcatagaaatatatatatatatatatatatatatatatatatatatatatatatatatatatatatatatatatatatgtgtgtgtgtgtgtgtgtgtgtgtgtgagagatacttTGGCATTTGTGAAAGTTTCCAAAACGCACACTAAGCATGTAAGAAATGAAGTGCAGCAATATAAGTGTTGAGTGGACTCGAGTGAGATCACGTGCAGATTGAACGCAATGCGAATTCCTCAGGCCAGCAACCAGTCCCCCAAGAACAAGAAACCTCAGAGTCGCATGCAGTCCGGCGGAGGGGGCAAGAAAGCGGCGGAGACGGCcaagaagaacaagaagcaGCAGGAGGCGTGCGAGGATGAGGAGGCAGGCGGAGGCGGCAGCACCAGCAACAGCAGCCCAAAGAAAATAGCCACGGCGTCCAGCCAAGCGAAAAAGAGCTCGCCCGCTCCTCCAGCCGCCAAACCCGAGAGTCCGGCCTGCGTGAAGCGGGCCAAAACGGCCAGGGACAACAACCGCGACCTGGGCCTCTGCAGGTATCtatgtgaaattatttttatattacgtCAAGTATTCATGCATTGCCTCTGATCTAGTTTCAAGAGAAAATATTTGAGACTAGAAAAAGACTCTGAGATCCAGTTTTTCTGATGCTTTACGAAAAGCTGTAAACTAAAGAACTGAGGGCACAAAGCCTTTatctccacacatacattacagcacagtggaactcttttcttcacatataccagctgaggtcagagcacaagggcagagtggagcttggtggtgctggggcttgaaccctgatcctccgatcagcaacccagagccttaaccacctgaaCCACCACTGACCCCATCTTTTCACATATTCTAGCTTATATGATCAAGcgggggtcagagcgcagggtcaagCCATagtacagcacccctggagcaggtggggttaaggaccttgctcaaggcccCCAATGTTTGATATCTTGGCAGCTTGGAggtttgaaccccaaccttctgatcagtgacccAATACCTTGTCCACTGAGCTGTTGCTTCCCTACAAACGAAATTATGCTTTTAGATAAATGTCTGCTAAAACATGCTGACCAAATATGTGCACTGTACGTCACAGTGACTAAAATCTCGGCCACAAAGAAGTTTTCCTGATATCTGTTCCTCTCCTGTAGGATTCTCTTGGCTGAACTGGAGCGGCATCAGGACGCCTGGCCCTTCCTCACACCAGTCAACCTCAAATCAGTGCCCGGGTAccggaaagtcatcaaaaagcCCATGGACTTCTCCACCATCCGCGAGAAGCTCGTCAGCAGCCAGTGAGTCTCTGTTACATCCTCCACCCTGGTGATGCCGTTCAGTTCTTCTGAAACGAATCAGTCTTTGAGTATATCGATTCATTAGAGTCAGTAGATGGAgcataacaataaaaaacaaaaactccaGTTTGAGGAAAAACACAGAATCTTCATAAATTAATTGACTGAATTACGAATGAATCAATTTGACAGAATTATGAAGTGAATCAATTTGGATGAACAAATCACTAAATGAATCAGTTGACTCCTTGAAATGAATTGTTCACCAAAACAAATCATTTGCACTTGGAAAAGTGTttaaagtggatttttttttttttaggtaccAGAACCTCGAGACGTTCATCATCGACGTCAACTTGGTGTTTGACAACTGCGAGAAGTTCAACGAGGACAACTCGGACATCGGCCGCGCGGGACACAACATGAGGAAGTTCTTTGAGAAGAGGTGGACCGAGCTCCTGAAGCA
This genomic window contains:
- the baz2ba gene encoding bromodomain adjacent to zinc finger domain protein 2B isoform X10 — encoded protein: MESGERLASPSSTPVSVHTSSSSSSSSVSPASNAKSSLNHGAAASLAACGPLFGVTGSEQPFSVTSVTSVPSAFPVMAHPAFGLLSPGAARPEFGGLGALGVTAALAAHPQLGAFTGVNGALNGSVVSPSTTKGSASVSSSPALNTSAGKPRARKAPPHSNSTAELQGKPSQKPKEKKPHKKQTEGSGMSDSESGSSLDSDIEGVSSSDLDDLGEEEDDDDDDDDDQSKDSEESDSEKEPQKKKKAKVAASNLRPNKKEHSRAAEAWELREGNGPPESSHQKTSTHRVSKSRDRLAQPTSVIQSTGLAVNAKPLALIGQSQHDTSPQRHGSSSPRPLPIASHQPLPLSLCSSPKPLSVPSPPKPLPLSSSPKPPPLSPSPRAWGSAHKSQDSLSSRKLLESSLSHIADYRLKQSLLAHDQEFPLQLKKQQDLYKTSKSSGVVSSSSSSSSSSSILPSKSTSGRTKPPAAQAVAASPSLMLTQTLLGLGHTNGIIQSSTQDTPLALTTKPRSDLPVNLSTGGRKDMSVPASLPAPLPALVPASALPARPRASRKNKTPRALEASKDVSQKHLVKSLVDLFHHGVGEQETPDKKDSDESGEDDDDDDDDDVDDEEEDEEDEDDSLSESDSNSDSELNGSVRKNRDTTETETDGERTQLKLGKNLPLLAAAAAANYSLPDCSPLNLQVIKPSGVATPSIVTGSGALTYHSSPSSSYSVGTSPGSGKRKRVMNEDDLKTPLEMGWRRETRIKSSGGRLQGDVAYYAPCGKRLRQYPDVVKYLSRYGITDITRDNFSFSAKIRVGDFYEAREGPQGLQWCPLSEDEVIPRIRAMEGRRGRPPNMERQHGAGNSEGSSSRRRKGRPPNVGHTEFPSPSEAKLLRKLEAQEIARQAAQMKLMRKLEKQALARAAKEARKQQAIMAAEERRKQKEQIKILKQQEKIKRIQQIRMEKELRAQQILEAKRKKREEAANAKILEAEKRLKEREMRRQQAVILKHQELERHRLDMVWERERRRQHVMLMKAVEARKKAEERERLKQEKRDEKRLNKERKLELRRLELEMLREMKKPNEDMCLTDHKPLPEFSRIAGLVLPGQVFSDCLMVVQFLRSFGKVLGLEQSEVPTLGVLQEGLLNLGNSMGQVQDLLVRLLSSAVCDPGLPPGHRAKSILGDHLTNVGLNRDNVSEVLQQYMEAHCGQMDLADVALSLKTKAFQAHTPAQKASVLAFLVNELACSKSVVSEIDKSLDQMNVLRKDECIVEGKLKKLKNIHAKRTGKREAAGGDEPQATGTPSTGHKRKRKAGDSDDDEDEDDDSDEAVDDDDEDDEEEVKKARKVETCDEDEGDQATSVEELEKQIDKISKQQNLIRRKLFESSHALRSMSYGQDRYRRRYWILPQCGGVFIEGVESGEGPEELEKERERLRNFEPVRIKEEPQEEEEEEEEEETQAEEEQQQPEVQTQAQVKQEEEQRAEKEVKQEDEKPCSPPDKLQEKDAQLLDPASCPLKEAPNPPSDLTSLCHTPDSSMASVTTATASASSPTHSTSKPTVLCSTPADSVPLVAQFGAPPPQFGVPLSLQHHQHLLANDQLLRVLTERSGHWFSLLPRSPCDDSSLVQPTTPLRSSAQPNNVQPRSPPAPSCSPHQHLQPPSASSSPLNAAHDGLGNLTVSPLQVKPGGALLPLPMCGWSGGMISPNLPMCSSPMPLCPLTEGSASPLLAPSVSTSKSGSPAPPGDKPPSAPSPAIDLPRNHDQPQPQPIPEDMLMGWWKMMDMEELQALMKTLHSRGIRERALHKQVQKSMELIPQTFNKNKEVAVMEVSELDEGQVSVETLQEWCVEEQAMETDIALLQQVEELERRVTSASLQVKGWMHPEPQSEREDLLYYEHKPLPKACPGAESQEERSSEKGLRRQPSNPLDIAVMRLAELERHIERRYLRSPLGTTIQIRLDNVGTVTVPAPAPSTSAGGEGGEEEIAPGMKVWRKALSEVRNSSQLAMCLQQLQKSIAWERSIMKVYCQICRKGDNEDLLLLCDGCDKGCHTYCHKPKINAIPEGDWYCPACISKASNQSPKNKKPQSRMQSGGGGKKAAETAKKNKKQQEACEDEEAGGGGSTSNSSPKKIATASSQAKKSSPAPPAAKPESPACVKRAKTARDNNRDLGLCRILLAELERHQDAWPFLTPVNLKSVPGYRKVIKKPMDFSTIREKLVSSQYQNLETFIIDVNLVFDNCEKFNEDNSDIGRAGHNMRKFFEKRWTELLKQTN